Proteins encoded together in one Impatiens glandulifera chromosome 1, dImpGla2.1, whole genome shotgun sequence window:
- the LOC124936813 gene encoding monocopper oxidase-like protein SKS1, with protein FVNPDTPLKLADHFNISGVFQLDSIPSVPSNGPANLSTSVVNSTLHDFIEIVFQNDEDNLQSWHLNGHDFWVVGYGSGQWSNDSRQAYNLVDATTRHTVQVFQKSWTAIMVSLDNQGMWNLRSAKWERQYLGHQLYLRVFSKLEAIFRTFILI; from the exons TTTGTGAATCCCGACACTCCTCTGAAGCTTGCTGACCACTTTAATATCTCCGGAGTCTTTCAATTGGATTCTATCCCAAGCGTTCCATCCAATGGCCCTGCAAATTTGTCAACTTCAGTTGTGAACTCAACTCTCCATGACTTTATTGAAATCGTTTTCCAGAACGATGAAGATAACTTGCAATCTTGGCATCTGAATGGTCATGATTTCTGGGTTGTTGG CTATGGTTCTGGGCAATGGAGTAATGACAGTAGACAAGCGTATAATCTGGTGGATGCTACAACCCGACACACTGTACAG GTGTTTCAGAAATCTTGGACAGCGATAATGGTATCCTTGGATAATCAAGGAATGTGGAATTTGAGATCGGCGAAATGGGAAAGACAGTATTTGGGACATCAGCTATATCTTAGGGTTTTTAGCAAGTTGGAAGCCATATTTAGGACTTTCATTCTAATTTGA
- the LOC124936824 gene encoding uncharacterized protein LOC124936824 — protein MCERGGKYKLPRYFVDGQSFKRNTGTKKCECPFELRGVPIPPEGVMWHLRVVCGFHNHQLAESMYGHEYTSRLKPMELQFVLDMANSTTPREVLNILKQRDPSNNTGIKTIYNAIFTNKSAKRAGLNQVYLLLFVNCPSVLIIDATYKTNEYRSPLLEVVGISSTMRTYSLMFAYLSNEREEQLTWALGTLKKWMLEKGTSLPSVFVSDRDMALINAIEICFPTARHILCIWHINQCVMKKCRPMLGLKWNK, from the exons ATGTGTGAAAGAGGAGGAAAATACAAACTGCCACGGTATTTTGTTGATGGGCAATCCTTTAAAAGGAATACAGGGACAAAAAAATGTGAATGCCCATTCGAGCTGCGAGGTGTACCAATACCTCCAGAAGGTGTGATGTGGCATTTAAGGGTTGTATGTGGTTTCCATAACCATCAATTAGCAGAATCTATGTATGGTCATGAGTACACGTCTAGGTTAAAACCAATGGAGCTACAGTTTGTGCTCGACATGGCCAATAGCACAACACCTCGTGAAGTTCTTAATATATTGAAACAAAGAGACCCGTCAAACAATACAGGGATCAAAACCATTTACAATGCCATTTTCACAAATAAATCCGCCAAACGGGCCGGCCTAAATCAAGTCTA TCTGTTACTTTTTGTCAACTGTCCATCCGTGTTGATCATTGATGCCACATATAAGACCAATGAGTATCGGTCACCACTATTGGAGGTTGTGGGTATCTCATCCACAATGCGAACTTACTCGCTTATGTTCGCATATCTAAGCAATGAAAGGGAAGAGCAACTAACATGGGCATTAGGTACCTTAAAAAAGTGGATGCTTGAAAAGGGGACATCGTTGCCATCAGTGTTTGTTTCCGATCGGGATATGGCGCTTATTAATGCCATTGAAATATGTTTTCCTACGGCACGTCACATcctctgtatttggcacataaaCCAGTGTGTAATGAAAAAATGTAGGCCTATGCTTGGTCTAAAGTGGAACAAGTAA